The genome window TGCAATCGCAGATCGTCGAGAACGTGCGCGTCGACGAAGGGCTACTCACCGATCTCGTCAATCGGAGCCATGGCGCCGTCGGGGCGCTGCAGGCGCAGCAGGCCGCGAATCAGCTCATTGCGCTTTCGGCCAAGCAGCAGATGCAGATCCAGACGCTGATGGCCGCCCATTACCGCGCCGAGGCAGAAGACGCCGCGCGCAAGGCGCAGGCGGAGGAAGCGGCGCGCGAGACAACGCGCAGGTTCCTCGGTTCCGGCTCCGCCTATTCTGGGAACTGACCGGCAGGGAGGCGACGCGCGATGAATGATCTCGGCATCATCGACCGCTTCATGGAGACCTTCAGCCGCTACATCGACAGCGGCTTCGGACTCTTGTCGGGTGACGTCGCCTTCCTCACCACCATCCTGATCGGCATCGACATCACGCTGGCAGGCCTGTTCTGGGCTCTGGGCGGCGAGGACAACATCATCGGGCGCCTGATCCGGAAGGTGCTCTATGTCGGCGTCTTCGCGCTGATCCTCAACAACTTCCAGAACCTTGCCGAGATCATCTACAGGTCCTTCTCCGGTCTCGGCATCCAGGCCGCGCCCGGCACGCTCGCCGCCGACGATCTGCTCAAACCTGGCAAGATCGCCGCCACCGGTTATGAGGCGGCGTATCCGCTCATCGATCAGGTCGGCAATCTCGTCGGCTTTCCGGAAATCTTCGGCAACGCACTCACCGTCTTCGTCCTGCTGCTGGCCTGGTTCCTGGTCCTCATCGCCTTCTTCATTCTGGCGATCCAGCTCTTCATCACCGTGCTCGAGTTCAAACTGACGACGCTCGCCGGTTTCGTCCTGGTGCCCTTCGCGCTCTGGAACAAGACGTCGTTCCTCGCCGAACGGGTTCTCGGCAACGTGATTTCCTCCGGCATCAAGGTGATGATGCTCGCCGTCATCGTCGGCATCGGCTCGACGCTGTTCGCTTCCTTCACCAACGGCCTTCAGGGTCAGGAACCGGACCTTGCCGCCGCCATGTCGCGGGTGCTGGGCGCTCTGGCGCTGCTCGGTCTCGGCATCTTCGGCCCCGGCATCGCTTCGGGTCTTGTATCCGGAGCACCGCAGCTCGGCGCCGGCGCCGCCCTCGGCGCAACTGGTGCTGCGGTGGGCGCGACCATGCTCGCCGGTGGCGCGGCGCTTGCCGGGGCGCGCATGGCCGCTGGCGGCGGTCTTTCCGCCATCCGCGCGGGCACGGCGATGGGGTCTGCCGCTTCTTCCGCCTACCAACTGGGACAGGCGACCTCCGGGACGTCCGGCATGGCAGGCGCCGCGGCCGGTGTTGGTGGCATGGCGCGCGCTGCCGGCGGAGCCGCCACAAACGCCGCGCGCCAAGTCGCGGGTCGCGCCTCTTCCTCTCTGAAAGAAAGCGCCGATGCCGGACGCCGTGGCGCCTGGACGGCCACCGGCGGCACGCCGACCGCCTCCATGTCGGAGGCAAGCGCCGCATCGGCGGGCATCCCCTCCAGTTCCCCGCCGGATTGGGCGAACCGCCTGCGCTCCGAACAGGCGGCGCGTGCGCATCGGCAGACCGCCACCCAAGCCATCAAGGACGGTGACCGGCCCGGCAACGGCGCCAATCCCTCCCTCAATGACAAGGACGACTGACCCATGTTCTTCCGACGACCGATTCAACGATACGGCACGACGCCGGAGCCCGTCACTCCCTATCAGAGGGCCGCCCAGCTCTGGGACGAGCGCATCGGCGCGTCCCGTATCCAGGCAAGAAACTGGCGGGTCATGGCCTTCGGCTGCCTGGCGCTTTCCGTCGGTCTTTCCGGCGGCTTGCTCTGGCAGTCGCTGCAAAGCCGCGTCGCGCCCTATGTGGTCGAGGTCGACAAGTTCGGCGAGGCGCGCGCCGTCGCGCCGGCAATCCAGAACTACCAGCCGGCCGACGCCCAGATCGCCTGGCACCTCGCCCGCTTCATCACCAACGTCCGTTCGGTGTCCACCGATCCGGTGCTGGTGCGCCAGAACTGGCTGTCCGCCTACGATTTCGCCACCGACCGCGCCGCGCTGTTCCTGAACGACCACGCTAAGAAGAACGATCCCTTCAGCGCGATCGGCACCCGCAGCGTCTCGGTCCAGGTGACGAGCGTTGTGCGGGCCTCTGACGCCTCCTTCCAGGTCAAGTGGACCGAGCAGGTCTTCGAGCGCGGTAGCCTGGCCCGCACCGAGCGCTGGACCGCGATCCTGACGGTCGTGATCCAGACCCCGCGCACCGCCGAGCAGCTCCGCAAGAACCCCCTCGGCGTCTTCGTCAACGCCATCGACTGGTCGCGCGAACTCGACGCCACTGCGCCGCAATTGCCCAAGGAGCCCTCTCAATGAAGAAGAACATGTTCGTCATCACCGTGTCGGCGCTGGCCTTGTCCGCCTGCGCCACAAAGCCTTTGCCGCCAACGATCAGCTACGACTCCGACGACTTCAAGCCGGCCGTCATCGACAGGGAACCGGCCAGGCCGGTGAAGATCGTCGAGGTGCCGAAGGTCCTGCCATTGCCGGGCCAGCTTCTGCCGGAGCCCGGCGAGGTGACCGAGGACAAGCGCCCGCCGACCGAGCGGGTCGAGGACGCCAACAAGGCGGCGACCCAGGAGCCGACCAAGCACGGCTATGTCAACGCCATCCAGGTCTATCCCTATACGGAAGGGGCGCTCTACCGTCTCTATGCGGCGCCCGAGCGCGTCAGCGACATTGCCTTGCAGCCCGGCGAAAAGCTCACCTCCGTCTCCGCCGGCGACACCGTGCGTTGGGTGATCGGCGACACGGTGAGCGGCACGGACGATAGCGAGCGCATCCATGTGCTGGTCAAGCCCTTCGCGCCGGACCTCAAAACCAATCTCGTCATCACCACCGACCGGCGCGCCTATCACCTCCAGCTTGAAAGCACCGAGAGGACCGCCATGGCGGCGATCTCCTGGACTTATCCGTCCGACCAGATTCTCGCCCTGCGCCGACAGAACACAGCGGCCGAGGCGGCGTTGCCGGTCGCCTCGAACGTGGCGCTCGAGAACATCCGCTTCCGTTACGCCATCACCGGCGACAGTCCGCCCTGGAAACCGCTGCGCGCCTTCGACGACGGCCACAAGGTCTATATTGAGTTCCCCCGCCGCATTGACCAGGGCGAGGCGCCGCCGCTCTTCGTGGTGGGCGCCGACGGCGGCAACCAGCTCGTCAACTACCGCATGCGCGGCAACTACTACATCGTCGACCGCCTCTTCGCTGCCGCCGAACTGCGCCTCGGCGCCAAGCCGCAGCAGGTGGTTCGGATTTCCCGGACCGACGAGACGCCACGGCGCACCGCGTTGTTTTCGCGCACGGACCGGTAGGGGGAGAGGCCATGACGGATCCCGCCGCACCCACGCCAAAACCTGCCGGTTCGTCCAAGCGCGATCCCGGCAAGCTGGACCTGCGCGCCGCGCCCCGCCGCGTCGTACGCTTCAGGCGCGGCCTTGTCATCGGCGTGGCCGCGCTCGGCTCCGGCGCCATCCTCGGCGTGACCATGATGGCGCTGCAAGGCCCGGCCCTG of uncultured Alphaproteobacteria bacterium contains these proteins:
- the trbG gene encoding putative TRBG CONJUGAL TRANSFER PROTEIN (Evidence 3 : Function proposed based on presence of conserved amino acid motif, structural feature or limited homology); the protein is MKKNMFVITVSALALSACATKPLPPTISYDSDDFKPAVIDREPARPVKIVEVPKVLPLPGQLLPEPGEVTEDKRPPTERVEDANKAATQEPTKHGYVNAIQVYPYTEGALYRLYAAPERVSDIALQPGEKLTSVSAGDTVRWVIGDTVSGTDDSERIHVLVKPFAPDLKTNLVITTDRRAYHLQLESTERTAMAAISWTYPSDQILALRRQNTAAEAALPVASNVALENIRFRYAITGDSPPWKPLRAFDDGHKVYIEFPRRIDQGEAPPLFVVGADGGNQLVNYRMRGNYYIVDRLFAAAELRLGAKPQQVVRISRTDETPRRTALFSRTDR
- a CDS encoding Conjugal transfer protein TrbL, with the translated sequence MNDLGIIDRFMETFSRYIDSGFGLLSGDVAFLTTILIGIDITLAGLFWALGGEDNIIGRLIRKVLYVGVFALILNNFQNLAEIIYRSFSGLGIQAAPGTLAADDLLKPGKIAATGYEAAYPLIDQVGNLVGFPEIFGNALTVFVLLLAWFLVLIAFFILAIQLFITVLEFKLTTLAGFVLVPFALWNKTSFLAERVLGNVISSGIKVMMLAVIVGIGSTLFASFTNGLQGQEPDLAAAMSRVLGALALLGLGIFGPGIASGLVSGAPQLGAGAALGATGAAVGATMLAGGAALAGARMAAGGGLSAIRAGTAMGSAASSAYQLGQATSGTSGMAGAAAGVGGMARAAGGAATNAARQVAGRASSSLKESADAGRRGAWTATGGTPTASMSEASAASAGIPSSSPPDWANRLRSEQAARAHRQTATQAIKDGDRPGNGANPSLNDKDD
- a CDS encoding Conjugal transfer protein TrbF is translated as MFFRRPIQRYGTTPEPVTPYQRAAQLWDERIGASRIQARNWRVMAFGCLALSVGLSGGLLWQSLQSRVAPYVVEVDKFGEARAVAPAIQNYQPADAQIAWHLARFITNVRSVSTDPVLVRQNWLSAYDFATDRAALFLNDHAKKNDPFSAIGTRSVSVQVTSVVRASDASFQVKWTEQVFERGSLARTERWTAILTVVIQTPRTAEQLRKNPLGVFVNAIDWSRELDATAPQLPKEPSQ